CTGACACCAGAACAAAAACGTGCCCTCGAATTGATGCATGATACCACTCGTGATAGTCGAGTCTGTGATCGCATCAAGGCCGTGCTTTTGGCGTCAGAGGGCTGGACAGCTCAGATGATTGCTCAGGCCTTACGTATTCATGAAACTACGGTAAGCCGTCACCTAAAAGATTTCATCGCGCAGGAAAAACTCACCCCCGAAAATGGCGGTTCTGAAAGCCATCTCTCTGCCAAACAAACCGCCGATCTGGTTGATTATTTGACGGCAAATTTGCTGCATACGACCGCTCAAATTGTGGATTATGTACGAGCTCGTTGGCAGGTGTCTTTCAGCGTGGGAGGCATGACGAAATGGCTTCACCGACAAGGTTTCAGCTACAAAAAGCCAAAGGGCGTTCCTCATAAATTCGATGCGGATAAGCAGCAACAATTTATTGATGACTACCAGTCTCTGAAAGACCGGGCAGGTCAGAATGAACCTATCCTATTTATTGATGCGGTGCATCCTTCGCAGTCCACAAAGCTCAGCTATGGTTGGATGAAAGCGGGGAAAAATCAGGTAAAAGTGGTCGAAACCACCGGCAGTCGTACCCGTCTCAATCTTCTGGGCGCCCTCAATTTACAACGAATTGAAGACACCGTGATCCGTGAATACCCGAGTATCAATGCCGAAAATATCGCGTATTTTTTCGGCGCTATTAGAGAAACTTACCCACTTTCGCAAAAAATTCATATTATTCTGGATGGGGCGGGTTACCACCGGGCAGAATTGGTGAAAGAGGTGGCATATGTCCTTAATATTGAACTGCATTACCTACCGCCTTACAGCCCAAACCTCAATCCAATAGAGCGATTGTGGAAGTATATGAATGAGCAAGTACGTAACAATGTTTATTTTCCGGATGCGAAGACATTCCGTGAAACCCTTCGTCACTTTTTTCATGTCACTTTGCCAGAAAAAGCGAAAGAACTCACGACTAGACTGACTGACAACTTTCAGATTTTAAAACCTGCATCTTCAAGTTAGATTGGTATATATGGCGCTTTCTCATCAAACATTGACAGTAAACAATGGGGTCGGAAATGAATATCCGCGATCTGGAATACCTTGTGGCACTTGCTGAATATCGGCACTTTCGCCGAGCCGCTGATGCTTGTCATGTCAGCCAACCGACACTGAGCGGGCAGATCCGCAAACTGGAAGATGAACTTGGTGTGATGCTGCTGGAACGCACGAGCCGCAAGGTATTATTTACCCAACAGGGTATGCTGCTGGTGGAACAGGCCAAAACCGTATTACGAGAAGTGAAGGTGTTGCAGGAAATGGCCTCCCTGCAAGGTGAAAGTATGTCCGGGCCGTTGCATATCGGCCTTATTCCAACCATCGGCCCCTATCTCCTGCCTCTTATCATTCCTGAACTGCATAAATTGTTTCCCAAACTGGAAATGTACCTGCATGAGGCACAAACCCAAAGTTTGTTGGCTCAACTTGATAGCGGGAAACTTGACTGTGCCATCTTGGCGTTGGTGAAAGAAACCGAAGCCTTTATCGAAGTGCCATTGTTTGAGGAGCCGATGAAGCTGGCGGTGTATGAAGAACATAAATGGGCAGGGCGGGACAGCATTAAGATGAGTGAGCTATCCGGCGAAAAGTTATTAATGCTGGAAGACGGGCACTGTTTGCGTGATCAAGCGATGGGATTCTGTTTTCAGGCGGGTGCCAAAGAAGATACGCATTTTAGGGCGACGAGTCTGGAAACACTGCGCAATATGGTCGCAGCGGGCAGCGGGATAACATTATTGCCTGATTTATCAGTGCCGAATGAGAGAAAGCGGGATGGGGTTTGCTATCTGGCGTGTGACGAACCGGAACCCAAGCGATCGGTCATATTGGTTTATCGTCCCGGCTCACCTCTGCGTGGTCGCTATGAGCAATTGGCAGAGGCGATTCGGACTAAAATGGGCAACTATTTCGAAATACTCGGAAAAAGATCAAAATAATCGGTTTAACCCATTGAGCGCTGCCACACGATAGGCTTCCGCCATCGTGGGATAATTGAAGGTAGTATTAACGAAATATTCGATATTATTGCCTTCACCTTTCTGTTCCATGATGGCCTGACCAATATGAATGATCTCTGCGGCACGTTCGCCAAAACAGTGGATGCCTAAAATCTGTTTTGTCTCACGGTGGAACAGGATC
This genomic interval from Xenorhabdus doucetiae contains the following:
- a CDS encoding IS630 family transposase, whose protein sequence is MKIHLTPEQKRALELMHDTTRDSRVCDRIKAVLLASEGWTAQMIAQALRIHETTVSRHLKDFIAQEKLTPENGGSESHLSAKQTADLVDYLTANLLHTTAQIVDYVRARWQVSFSVGGMTKWLHRQGFSYKKPKGVPHKFDADKQQQFIDDYQSLKDRAGQNEPILFIDAVHPSQSTKLSYGWMKAGKNQVKVVETTGSRTRLNLLGALNLQRIEDTVIREYPSINAENIAYFFGAIRETYPLSQKIHIILDGAGYHRAELVKEVAYVLNIELHYLPPYSPNLNPIERLWKYMNEQVRNNVYFPDAKTFRETLRHFFHVTLPEKAKELTTRLTDNFQILKPASSS
- the oxyR gene encoding DNA-binding transcriptional regulator OxyR, which gives rise to MNIRDLEYLVALAEYRHFRRAADACHVSQPTLSGQIRKLEDELGVMLLERTSRKVLFTQQGMLLVEQAKTVLREVKVLQEMASLQGESMSGPLHIGLIPTIGPYLLPLIIPELHKLFPKLEMYLHEAQTQSLLAQLDSGKLDCAILALVKETEAFIEVPLFEEPMKLAVYEEHKWAGRDSIKMSELSGEKLLMLEDGHCLRDQAMGFCFQAGAKEDTHFRATSLETLRNMVAAGSGITLLPDLSVPNERKRDGVCYLACDEPEPKRSVILVYRPGSPLRGRYEQLAEAIRTKMGNYFEILGKRSK